In Nonomuraea sp. NBC_00507, the following are encoded in one genomic region:
- a CDS encoding alkaline phosphatase family protein, whose amino-acid sequence MLVPGYGGGSLADLPGALLAALGVHDGDSSVPEPVPSAPTTPNEPGTPNSPLVLAPAERVCLFLVDGLGAELLRAHAEAAPFLSGLSSRTLTAGFPATTVTSLCSLGTGLPPGEHGMLGLTLAVPGTGHLFNCLRWTMPDGLTMDPEQWQPAPTVYQRAARAGIEPAYVAPAEFEGTGLTRAVYRGVRYVAADTVDERVARTHQAMRERPAHVTVYYGDLDSAGHLAGWGSEEWLRQLAIVDDMAQRLAEGLPPGAALYITADHGMVNATEKVDAETTPELAEGVALIGGEARARHIYAEPGAAPHVLEAWREVFQGKAWVVSRQEAVESGWFGPRVREAWLERIGDVVAVPYTGLAIIAPSANPIEALFTGYHGSMTPAEQNIPLLEVRT is encoded by the coding sequence ATGCTGGTGCCAGGGTATGGCGGCGGGTCGCTGGCGGATCTGCCTGGTGCGCTGCTGGCCGCGCTGGGAGTGCACGACGGCGACTCGAGCGTTCCTGAGCCCGTTCCCAGCGCTCCGACCACGCCGAACGAGCCCGGCACACCGAATTCGCCCCTCGTCCTGGCGCCCGCTGAGCGGGTCTGCCTGTTCCTGGTGGACGGCCTGGGAGCGGAGCTGTTGCGGGCGCACGCCGAGGCGGCGCCGTTCCTGTCCGGGCTGAGCAGCAGGACGCTCACGGCCGGATTCCCCGCCACCACCGTGACCAGCCTCTGCTCGCTGGGCACCGGCCTGCCGCCGGGCGAGCACGGCATGCTGGGCTTGACGCTGGCCGTGCCGGGCACCGGACACCTGTTCAACTGCCTACGGTGGACGATGCCCGACGGCCTCACGATGGATCCCGAGCAGTGGCAGCCCGCTCCGACCGTCTACCAGCGGGCCGCCCGGGCCGGCATCGAGCCCGCCTACGTCGCCCCCGCCGAGTTCGAGGGCACCGGCCTCACCAGGGCCGTCTACCGGGGCGTGCGCTACGTGGCGGCCGACACCGTGGACGAGCGCGTCGCCCGGACGCATCAGGCGATGCGCGAGCGGCCTGCGCACGTCACGGTCTACTACGGCGATCTGGACTCCGCCGGGCACCTGGCAGGCTGGGGCAGCGAGGAATGGCTGCGGCAGCTCGCCATCGTGGACGACATGGCTCAGCGGCTGGCCGAAGGACTGCCACCCGGCGCGGCCCTCTACATCACGGCCGACCACGGCATGGTCAACGCCACCGAGAAGGTCGACGCGGAGACCACGCCCGAGCTGGCCGAAGGCGTGGCGCTGATCGGCGGCGAGGCCAGGGCCAGGCACATCTACGCCGAGCCCGGCGCCGCGCCGCACGTGCTGGAGGCGTGGCGCGAGGTCTTCCAGGGCAAGGCATGGGTAGTGTCCAGGCAGGAGGCGGTCGAGTCCGGCTGGTTCGGGCCGCGGGTGCGCGAGGCGTGGCTGGAGCGCATCGGCGACGTCGTGGCCGTCCCCTACACCGGCCTGGCCATCATCGCGCCGAGCGCGAACCCGATCGAGGCCCTCTTCACCGGCTACCACGGGTCGATGACGCCGGCCGAGCAGAACATCCCGCTGTTGGAGGTACGCACGTGA
- a CDS encoding RecQ family ATP-dependent DNA helicase, whose amino-acid sequence MIDAPDAGMLRQEAEERLQALAGAHARLRDDQWSAIEALVLDRRRVLVVQRTGWGKSAVYFVATALLRELGEGPTVIVSPLLALMRNQIAAAERAGIRAVTINSANPEAWEEIYGQVADGMVDVLLVSPERLNNPDFRDNVLPELAESAGLVVVDEAHCISDWGHDFRPDYRRLARLFEDLPPGIPVLATTATANARVTRDVAEQMRLPAELRPDGDDTLVLRGPLERESLHLSVVRLPTAEQRLAWLAQTLRELPGSGIVYTLTVAAAHEIAGYLREQGHEVAAYSGQTDPAERLAAEEALLSNKIKALVATSALGMGFDKPDLGFVVHVGAPQSPVAYYQQVGRAGRGVERAEVILLPGVEDRDIWAYFASLAFPPEPVVRATLQTLEERGGVMSTPALETAVDLSRSRLEMMLKVLDVDGAVRRVKGGWEATGEPWAYDTERYTRIAAERRAEQEAMLGYLTTTECREHYLRRHLDDESARPCGRCDNCTGRHRSPEIAAQAVETARERLSRPGVEIEARKQWPTGLADLSGRIKPELGAEPGRALGRLTDIGWGNRLRELFNGDDGPMADDMFAAVVRVLSAWDWRERPVAVVSLPSATRPKLVRSFAERLAQVGRLTYLGELGYRAGSPGQQFNSAKRVQAVRGTLAMPKDVGAQIAQCGGPVLLVDDRVDTGWTMTLATALVRHAGAPAVLPLALATVS is encoded by the coding sequence ATGATTGACGCCCCCGATGCCGGGATGCTGCGGCAAGAGGCCGAGGAACGCCTTCAAGCGCTGGCCGGAGCGCACGCGAGGCTCCGCGACGACCAGTGGTCGGCCATCGAGGCCCTCGTCCTCGACCGGCGCAGGGTGCTGGTCGTGCAGCGCACCGGCTGGGGCAAGTCGGCCGTCTACTTCGTGGCCACCGCGCTCCTGCGGGAGCTGGGTGAGGGCCCCACGGTCATCGTCTCGCCGCTGCTGGCGCTGATGCGCAACCAGATCGCCGCCGCCGAGCGGGCCGGCATCAGGGCCGTCACGATCAACTCCGCCAACCCGGAGGCGTGGGAGGAGATCTACGGCCAGGTCGCCGACGGCATGGTGGACGTGCTGCTGGTCAGCCCCGAGCGGCTCAACAACCCCGACTTCCGCGACAACGTGCTGCCCGAGCTGGCCGAGAGCGCCGGGCTCGTGGTGGTCGACGAGGCGCACTGCATCTCCGACTGGGGACACGACTTCAGGCCCGACTACCGCAGGCTGGCGCGGCTGTTCGAGGACCTGCCGCCCGGCATCCCCGTCCTCGCCACGACCGCCACCGCCAACGCCCGCGTCACCCGCGACGTGGCCGAGCAGATGCGCCTCCCCGCGGAGCTGCGGCCCGACGGGGACGACACGCTCGTGCTGCGCGGGCCGCTGGAGCGCGAGAGCCTGCACCTGTCCGTCGTACGCCTGCCCACGGCCGAGCAACGGCTGGCGTGGCTGGCCCAGACGCTGCGTGAGCTGCCCGGCTCCGGCATCGTCTACACGCTGACCGTGGCCGCCGCCCACGAGATCGCGGGCTACCTGCGCGAGCAGGGGCACGAGGTGGCCGCCTACTCCGGTCAGACCGACCCGGCCGAGCGGCTGGCGGCCGAGGAAGCACTGCTCAGCAACAAGATCAAGGCGTTGGTGGCCACGAGCGCGCTCGGGATGGGCTTCGACAAGCCCGACCTGGGATTCGTCGTGCACGTGGGGGCGCCGCAGTCGCCGGTCGCCTACTACCAGCAGGTCGGCCGGGCCGGACGCGGGGTGGAGCGGGCCGAGGTGATCCTGCTGCCCGGCGTCGAGGACCGCGACATCTGGGCCTACTTCGCCTCGCTGGCGTTCCCGCCCGAGCCCGTCGTCCGCGCCACGCTCCAGACGCTCGAAGAACGCGGCGGCGTCATGTCCACCCCGGCGCTCGAGACCGCCGTCGATCTGAGCCGCAGCCGCCTGGAGATGATGCTCAAGGTCCTCGACGTGGACGGCGCCGTCCGGCGGGTCAAGGGCGGCTGGGAGGCCACCGGTGAGCCGTGGGCGTACGACACCGAGCGTTACACCCGCATCGCCGCCGAGCGCAGGGCCGAGCAGGAGGCCATGCTCGGCTACCTGACCACGACCGAGTGCAGGGAGCACTACCTGCGCAGGCACCTCGACGACGAGTCCGCCCGGCCCTGCGGCCGCTGCGACAACTGCACGGGCAGGCACCGCTCGCCGGAGATCGCCGCGCAGGCCGTGGAAACCGCCCGCGAGCGGTTGAGCAGGCCCGGTGTCGAGATCGAGGCCCGCAAACAGTGGCCGACCGGCCTGGCAGACCTTTCCGGGCGGATCAAGCCGGAGCTGGGCGCGGAGCCGGGCCGGGCGCTCGGGCGGCTGACCGACATCGGGTGGGGCAACCGGCTGCGAGAGCTGTTCAACGGCGACGACGGGCCGATGGCCGACGACATGTTCGCGGCCGTCGTACGGGTGCTGTCCGCCTGGGACTGGCGTGAGCGGCCGGTGGCCGTGGTCAGCCTTCCGTCCGCGACGCGGCCGAAGCTCGTGCGCTCGTTCGCCGAGCGGCTGGCACAGGTCGGGCGGCTGACCTACCTCGGGGAGCTGGGCTATCGGGCCGGCTCGCCCGGACAGCAGTTCAACAGCGCCAAGCGCGTCCAGGCGGTCAGAGGCACCCTGGCCATGCCCAAGGACGTCGGCGCCCAGATCGCCCAGTGTGGTGGGCCCGTCCTGCTCGTGGACGACCGGGTCGACACTGGGTGGACGATGACGCTGGCCACCGCCCTCGTCCGCCACGCCGGCGCTCCGGCCGTGCTGCCGCTGGCCCTGGCGACCGTCAGCTGA
- a CDS encoding bifunctional acetate--CoA ligase family protein/GNAT family N-acetyltransferase encodes MEAQYPAHWEADVVLADGGTAHVRPIRPADADRLRAFYSRLSDESIYFRFFGPRPRLSDRDVERFTNVDYLHRVALIATIGTEMVAVIRYDRTGPGEAEVAFLVEDAHQGRGVASVLLEHLAATAREHGIERFIADVLPANMRMMGLLRQAGYTAQSQFADGVVRMTLDLTPTETSAEVTAAREHRAESRSIARLLTPGSVAVIGASREPGGVGQTVLRNLLAADFTGPVYPVHREVRAVAGVRAYPSVTAIDGDVDLAVVAVPAEGVLDVVKECAEKGVHGLVVVSSGFGETGAPGRARQDELARIARSYGLRVVGPNCLGIANTDPAVRLNATLAATVPGRGKVGFFSQSGALGTALLQRVAQRGMGISSFVSAGNRADVSGNDLLQYWEEDDATEVILLYLESLGNPRKFTRLARRIARSKPIVVVKSGGTPSGHSAEELGLPDSAISSLFAQAGLIRVDDLIQLFDVGQLLAYQPLPAGPRVALVTNSDALGLLAADVCRAAGLEPRPPVNLGPAAGASEFGTALAGELASPDVDAAVVIYMPPLAGDTEAVAAELVRVSKDVPKPVLTTFRGHLGMHPALRLEGPAGTQATPGRGSIPSYAAPEEAVRALAHVVRYATWRAQPAMPPPELDDIDTDRARSLVHTLLTTTPAAPDTPASAQATTPPSVPGSAPTDKAAGQSASGTASGPVGGSQEQASAPAVASYDAPGPASADRAAAVRPRPVVFAEPGPPVEIDATDLLSCYGLTVWPAEVVRSPDEAVAAAERLGWPVVLKVADPGASRRAGTVRLGLAGPEMVRHAYAEFADQLGEKVRLAVQPMAPQPAVPTVVGVIEDPAFGPVVSFGLGEVTARLLLDQGFRLAPLTREDAAALVRSVRATPLLFGEYGYPPVAVDALEELLVRVGRLANDLPEVARLDLDQVLVGESDAMILGARATLRTPAGPRLDGGPRRLS; translated from the coding sequence GTGGAGGCACAATATCCGGCTCATTGGGAGGCCGACGTCGTCCTTGCCGACGGCGGCACGGCGCACGTACGCCCGATCAGGCCCGCCGACGCGGACCGCCTCCGTGCCTTCTACTCGCGACTGTCGGACGAGTCGATCTATTTCCGGTTCTTCGGGCCGCGGCCGCGGTTGTCCGACCGCGACGTCGAGCGGTTCACCAATGTCGACTATCTCCACAGGGTCGCCCTGATCGCCACCATCGGCACCGAGATGGTCGCCGTGATCCGTTACGACCGCACCGGGCCGGGCGAGGCCGAGGTGGCCTTTCTCGTCGAGGACGCCCACCAGGGCAGGGGAGTGGCCTCCGTGCTCCTGGAGCACCTGGCCGCCACCGCCCGCGAACACGGCATCGAGCGTTTCATCGCCGATGTCCTGCCCGCCAACATGCGCATGATGGGCCTGCTGCGCCAGGCCGGCTACACCGCCCAGAGCCAGTTCGCCGACGGCGTCGTCCGCATGACGCTCGACCTCACCCCCACCGAGACCTCCGCCGAGGTGACGGCGGCCCGCGAGCACCGGGCCGAGTCCAGGTCGATCGCCAGGCTGCTCACTCCGGGCTCGGTCGCGGTCATCGGCGCCTCCCGCGAGCCCGGCGGGGTCGGCCAGACCGTCCTGCGCAACCTGCTGGCCGCCGACTTCACCGGTCCCGTCTACCCGGTGCACCGGGAGGTGCGGGCGGTGGCGGGCGTGCGGGCCTACCCGAGCGTCACCGCCATCGACGGCGACGTCGACCTGGCCGTGGTCGCTGTGCCCGCCGAGGGCGTGCTCGACGTGGTCAAGGAGTGTGCGGAGAAAGGCGTGCACGGGCTGGTCGTGGTCTCCTCCGGCTTCGGCGAGACGGGCGCGCCCGGCCGGGCCAGGCAGGACGAGCTGGCCCGCATCGCGCGTTCCTACGGCCTGCGCGTGGTCGGCCCCAACTGTCTCGGCATCGCCAACACCGACCCCGCCGTCCGGCTCAACGCCACGCTGGCCGCCACCGTGCCGGGGCGGGGCAAGGTCGGCTTCTTCAGCCAGTCGGGCGCGCTCGGCACCGCGCTGCTGCAGCGGGTGGCGCAGCGCGGCATGGGCATCTCGTCGTTCGTCTCCGCCGGCAACCGTGCCGACGTGTCGGGCAACGACCTCCTGCAGTACTGGGAGGAGGACGACGCCACCGAGGTGATCCTGCTTTACCTCGAATCGCTGGGTAACCCGCGCAAGTTCACCCGGCTGGCCAGGCGCATCGCGCGGAGCAAGCCCATCGTGGTGGTCAAGAGCGGCGGCACCCCGTCGGGGCACTCGGCGGAGGAGCTCGGGCTGCCGGACTCCGCGATCAGCTCCCTGTTCGCGCAGGCCGGGCTGATCAGGGTGGACGACCTCATCCAGCTGTTCGACGTGGGGCAGTTGCTGGCCTACCAGCCGCTGCCCGCCGGGCCCAGGGTCGCGCTCGTGACCAACTCCGACGCGCTCGGGCTGCTCGCCGCCGACGTCTGCCGCGCCGCCGGGCTCGAACCCCGGCCGCCGGTCAACCTGGGACCGGCCGCGGGAGCCTCGGAGTTCGGTACGGCGCTCGCCGGCGAGCTCGCCTCGCCCGACGTGGACGCCGCCGTCGTGATCTACATGCCGCCCCTTGCCGGTGACACCGAGGCGGTGGCGGCCGAGCTGGTACGGGTGTCGAAGGACGTCCCCAAGCCGGTGCTGACAACGTTCCGCGGCCATCTGGGCATGCATCCGGCGCTGCGGCTGGAAGGCCCTGCCGGTACGCAGGCCACGCCCGGGCGGGGATCCATCCCCTCCTACGCGGCCCCCGAGGAGGCGGTCCGGGCGCTGGCCCACGTGGTGCGGTACGCCACGTGGCGCGCGCAACCGGCGATGCCGCCGCCGGAGCTCGACGACATCGACACCGACCGCGCCCGCTCCCTGGTCCACACCCTCCTGACGACCACCCCGGCGGCTCCGGACACTCCGGCTTCTGCCCAAGCGACGACGCCGCCGTCCGTCCCGGGCTCGGCCCCAACGGACAAGGCAGCTGGTCAGTCGGCGTCGGGCACGGCCTCCGGTCCCGTGGGCGGATCGCAGGAACAGGCGAGCGCGCCGGCGGTCGCGTCGTATGACGCTCCCGGTCCCGCGAGCGCGGACCGGGCCGCCGCTGTGCGCCCGCGGCCCGTGGTCTTCGCGGAGCCGGGACCGCCGGTCGAGATCGACGCGACGGATCTGCTGTCCTGCTACGGCCTCACCGTATGGCCCGCCGAGGTGGTGCGCTCGCCCGACGAGGCCGTGGCCGCCGCGGAGCGCCTCGGGTGGCCCGTGGTCTTGAAGGTCGCCGACCCGGGCGCCTCGCGCCGCGCGGGCACCGTGCGCCTGGGGTTGGCGGGCCCGGAGATGGTGCGCCACGCGTACGCCGAGTTCGCCGACCAACTGGGCGAGAAGGTGCGGCTGGCCGTCCAGCCCATGGCGCCGCAACCGGCCGTGCCCACCGTGGTGGGCGTCATCGAGGATCCGGCGTTCGGCCCGGTGGTGTCGTTCGGGCTCGGTGAGGTGACCGCACGGCTCCTCCTCGACCAGGGGTTCCGCCTCGCGCCCCTGACGAGGGAGGACGCCGCCGCGCTGGTGCGCTCCGTACGCGCCACGCCGCTGCTCTTCGGCGAATACGGCTACCCGCCGGTGGCGGTCGACGCCCTGGAGGAGCTGCTCGTACGCGTCGGCCGACTGGCCAACGACCTGCCCGAGGTGGCCCGCCTGGACCTGGACCAGGTGCTCGTAGGGGAGTCCGACGCCATGATCCTCGGCGCCCGCGCCACCCTCCGCACACCGGCGGGCCCGCGCCTGGACGGCGGCCCGCGCCGCCTGTCATGA
- a CDS encoding DUF5998 family protein — protein MRETRVSAAGLREAIERSGYYPDLVTDAVESALGKEAVTAFVVHHEATFDPAMEVRRHVTVLVLTTTRLLVCHTDEHPAVEGVSTSHASTTTEAVRLSRIQSVAVTRVVPDPASYVPGVPPTEVTLTIGWGAISHVDLEPATCGDENCEADHGYTGAITADDLSLRVSEAADGPEAVTHVLSFAKSLSEATARAAA, from the coding sequence ATGAGGGAAACCCGAGTCTCAGCCGCGGGCCTGCGTGAAGCGATCGAGCGCAGCGGCTACTATCCCGACCTCGTCACCGATGCGGTCGAATCCGCGCTGGGCAAGGAAGCCGTGACCGCGTTCGTGGTCCACCATGAGGCCACGTTCGATCCTGCGATGGAGGTGCGCAGGCACGTCACCGTGCTGGTGCTGACCACGACACGGCTGCTGGTCTGCCACACCGACGAGCACCCCGCGGTGGAGGGCGTCTCGACGTCCCATGCCTCCACGACCACGGAGGCCGTGCGCCTGAGCCGCATCCAATCGGTCGCCGTCACCCGCGTCGTGCCCGACCCCGCCTCCTACGTCCCGGGCGTGCCGCCCACGGAAGTCACGCTGACCATCGGCTGGGGTGCGATCTCCCACGTGGACCTGGAGCCGGCTACGTGCGGCGACGAAAACTGCGAGGCCGACCACGGTTACACGGGGGCGATCACCGCCGATGACCTGTCCCTCAGGGTCAGTGAGGCGGCCGACGGCCCGGAAGCGGTCACCCACGTCCTGTCCTTCGCCAAGTCCCTCTCCGAGGCCACCGCCCGCGCCGCCGCCTGA
- a CDS encoding sulfurtransferase, whose translation MTSSPTNPPTSPTGSPPSPLISPDGLAALGDVALLDVRWRLGGPPGIELYREGHIPGAVYCDLDTDLAAPPGAGGRHPLPAPDAFQSAMRRLGVGEDRPVVVYDDVGSTVAARAWWALRYFGHHDVRVLDGGLSAWSAAGLPTTKEAPAVKEGDFTARPGGMPVLTAGGAADVAAEGVLLDARAAERYRGEVEPVDPVAGHVPGAVSAPTTENVGPDGRFLDAAVLRARFAELGVGDGVRAGAYCGSGVTAAHEVLALEVAGLPAALYVGSWSNWVADPSRPVATG comes from the coding sequence GTGACGAGCTCGCCGACCAATCCGCCCACGAGCCCGACCGGCTCGCCGCCGAGTCCGCTGATCAGCCCGGACGGGCTCGCGGCGCTCGGCGACGTGGCGCTGTTGGACGTTCGCTGGCGGCTGGGCGGCCCGCCCGGGATTGAGCTCTACCGGGAAGGCCACATCCCAGGCGCCGTCTACTGCGACCTCGACACCGATCTGGCGGCCCCTCCAGGAGCGGGCGGACGTCACCCGCTGCCTGCGCCGGACGCGTTCCAGAGCGCGATGCGCCGCCTCGGGGTGGGCGAGGACCGGCCGGTGGTGGTCTACGACGACGTCGGCTCCACCGTCGCCGCCAGGGCCTGGTGGGCGCTGCGGTATTTCGGCCACCATGACGTCCGGGTGCTGGACGGCGGGTTGTCCGCGTGGAGTGCGGCCGGCCTGCCGACCACGAAGGAGGCCCCGGCGGTGAAGGAGGGCGACTTCACGGCGCGGCCGGGCGGTATGCCGGTGCTGACCGCCGGCGGGGCGGCCGACGTGGCCGCCGAGGGCGTCCTGCTCGACGCCAGGGCGGCGGAACGGTATCGGGGCGAAGTGGAGCCGGTCGATCCGGTGGCCGGGCATGTTCCCGGGGCCGTCAGCGCGCCCACCACGGAGAACGTCGGGCCCGACGGCAGATTCCTCGACGCCGCTGTGCTTCGGGCCAGGTTCGCGGAGCTTGGCGTGGGTGACGGGGTCCGGGCGGGGGCCTACTGCGGCTCCGGGGTGACGGCCGCCCACGAGGTGCTCGCGCTGGAGGTGGCGGGCCTGCCCGCCGCGCTCTACGTGGGCTCCTGGTCCAACTGGGTCGCCGATCCTTCGAGACCTGTCGCCACCGGCTGA
- a CDS encoding carbohydrate kinase family protein — MTRVVVVGDLMTDAVARARYALARASDTPAIVTMHGGGSGANIASWLAVEGAEVAFIGRRGADITGRNRDMELMGYGVDARLVMDPERPTGTCVVLVTHKGERTMLSDPGANAALSPEDLPRDLFTSGSHLHLSGYTLINEGSRDAGLAALDMARRGGMSISVDCASSAPLERTGAEPFLEWTNGAKLLFANADQAKVLTGRDEPEAAAKVLTAWFPQVVIKQNAEGALWFSNGRPEPVHVAAEPVDKIVDGTGAGDAFSAGFLPPWLEGKPPAEALASGCRLAAKAIMHLGARPPF; from the coding sequence ATGACGCGGGTCGTCGTGGTGGGCGATCTCATGACCGACGCGGTCGCGCGCGCCCGTTATGCGCTCGCCAGGGCGAGTGACACCCCGGCGATCGTGACGATGCACGGTGGCGGCTCGGGTGCGAACATCGCCTCGTGGCTCGCCGTCGAGGGTGCGGAAGTGGCCTTCATCGGCCGCAGAGGCGCCGACATCACCGGGCGAAACCGCGACATGGAGCTGATGGGCTACGGCGTGGACGCGCGGCTCGTCATGGATCCCGAGCGGCCCACCGGCACCTGCGTGGTGCTGGTCACGCACAAGGGCGAGCGCACCATGCTCTCCGACCCCGGCGCCAACGCCGCGCTGTCGCCGGAGGACCTGCCGCGCGACCTGTTCACCTCGGGCTCGCACCTGCACCTTTCGGGCTACACGCTGATCAACGAGGGCTCGCGCGACGCCGGTCTCGCGGCGCTCGACATGGCCAGGCGCGGCGGGATGTCGATTTCGGTGGACTGCGCCTCGTCCGCGCCGCTCGAGCGTACTGGGGCCGAGCCGTTCCTGGAGTGGACCAACGGCGCCAAGCTGCTGTTCGCCAATGCCGACCAGGCGAAGGTGCTGACCGGCCGCGACGAACCGGAGGCCGCGGCCAAGGTGCTGACGGCGTGGTTCCCGCAGGTCGTGATCAAGCAGAACGCCGAGGGCGCGCTGTGGTTCAGCAACGGCCGCCCCGAGCCGGTCCACGTGGCCGCCGAGCCGGTCGACAAAATCGTTGACGGCACGGGGGCGGGCGACGCATTCTCCGCCGGCTTCCTGCCGCCGTGGCTGGAGGGCAAGCCGCCGGCCGAAGCGCTGGCCTCGGGATGCCGGCTGGCGGCCAAGGCGATCATGCATTTGGGCGCCCGTCCGCCCTTCTAG